A genome region from Amycolatopsis australiensis includes the following:
- a CDS encoding site-specific integrase, with protein MSSAMSPSGPAEPEIAVRLRAAAADCDHAAGATAAGWVRERLAAAAAACRDLAAALGTDPTLATEPADSGRLRAVELVLELTRQLHTLLHPGPDGEVQDERRADADELAARLDALARGAARLVPRADARSETGAREISRRRLVGQAVALREAAQLLQTAAEAALAVEHPDPVAVSLAAMAVQIRAHAHDLTSWASRHPDPAAQLLAGARPVDEHGHAVDIDERPGDDAADGFAAAGTVLAAEPPGTGLAAPAEPEEQEGAPAWARPLVDETAAWLLTGYTRATSRTTAANALGIPRADQRLWRGEPTRNAPEAPNPLTFFPWCQRAGINPLTEMSREHLREWLAAQQAAGVPAGTRKTRLGYVSAFYREMRLRGKTTFEVPAALPRTERGRLGVLRPPVEKPTVALTLAQVRALRVAARTYRGRGPLATRELVALRHAAMVDLLTTTGIRADELCAANRGDLRRAGPDGHPALHIHGKGAKNRWVRITAVALDSLDAYLTARDAHEAGAELTVAGQVGAKPAATPLLATTSSARLGVEQIPRILKSLCTSLLRVAAASGSSTMRAHAAALRPIADTIHPHSARHFYARVAEAHGVHIRQLAADLGHSSVAVTEAYLAAADTLENSAAPVLADLITAGEELALQPAFTDRPDDAALRQPEPGSTEGLR; from the coding sequence ATGAGCAGCGCGATGTCGCCGTCCGGGCCGGCCGAACCGGAGATCGCCGTCCGGCTGCGCGCCGCGGCCGCCGACTGCGACCACGCCGCCGGCGCCACCGCCGCGGGGTGGGTGCGTGAGCGCCTGGCCGCGGCCGCCGCGGCGTGCCGAGACCTGGCGGCCGCGCTCGGCACCGACCCGACCCTCGCCACCGAACCCGCAGACAGCGGCCGGCTCCGCGCGGTCGAGCTGGTCCTCGAGCTGACCCGGCAGCTGCACACCCTGCTGCACCCCGGACCAGACGGCGAAGTCCAGGACGAGCGGCGCGCGGACGCCGACGAGCTCGCCGCGCGGCTGGACGCGCTCGCCCGCGGCGCGGCCCGGCTGGTCCCCCGCGCCGACGCCCGCAGCGAAACCGGCGCGCGGGAGATCTCCCGCCGCCGCCTGGTCGGCCAGGCCGTGGCGTTGCGGGAGGCCGCGCAGCTGCTGCAGACCGCCGCCGAGGCCGCGCTCGCCGTCGAGCACCCTGACCCGGTCGCGGTGTCGCTGGCGGCGATGGCCGTGCAGATCCGTGCCCACGCCCACGACCTGACCAGCTGGGCCAGCAGGCACCCCGACCCCGCCGCGCAGCTGCTCGCCGGTGCCCGGCCCGTCGACGAGCACGGCCATGCCGTCGACATCGACGAGCGACCGGGCGACGACGCCGCAGATGGGTTTGCGGCCGCGGGCACCGTGCTGGCCGCCGAGCCGCCCGGCACCGGCCTCGCCGCACCGGCCGAGCCGGAAGAACAGGAGGGGGCACCGGCCTGGGCGCGGCCGCTGGTCGACGAGACCGCCGCCTGGCTGCTCACCGGCTACACCCGCGCGACCTCGCGCACCACCGCGGCCAACGCGCTCGGGATCCCCCGCGCCGATCAGCGGCTCTGGCGCGGAGAGCCGACCCGCAACGCCCCCGAAGCCCCGAACCCGCTGACCTTCTTCCCCTGGTGCCAGCGCGCCGGGATCAACCCGCTGACCGAGATGAGCCGCGAGCATCTGCGGGAATGGCTCGCCGCCCAGCAGGCCGCCGGAGTCCCGGCCGGGACCCGCAAAACCCGGCTCGGCTACGTCTCCGCGTTCTACCGCGAGATGCGGCTGCGCGGGAAAACCACGTTCGAGGTGCCCGCGGCGCTGCCGCGCACCGAACGCGGCCGCCTCGGCGTGCTCCGCCCGCCCGTGGAAAAGCCCACGGTCGCCCTGACCCTGGCCCAGGTCCGGGCGCTGCGGGTCGCGGCCCGCACCTACCGCGGCCGCGGCCCGCTGGCCACCCGCGAGCTCGTGGCGCTGCGGCACGCGGCGATGGTCGATCTGCTCACCACCACCGGCATCCGCGCCGACGAGCTCTGCGCCGCCAACCGCGGCGATCTGCGCCGCGCCGGCCCCGACGGGCACCCCGCGCTGCACATCCACGGCAAGGGCGCGAAAAACCGGTGGGTCCGGATCACCGCCGTCGCCCTGGACTCCCTCGACGCCTACCTCACCGCCCGTGATGCCCACGAGGCCGGCGCCGAGCTCACCGTCGCCGGGCAGGTCGGCGCGAAACCCGCGGCGACACCGCTGCTGGCCACCACCAGCAGCGCCCGCCTCGGCGTCGAGCAGATTCCCCGCATCCTCAAGTCGCTATGCACGAGCCTGCTGCGCGTCGCCGCGGCCAGCGGTTCCTCGACGATGCGGGCCCACGCTGCGGCGCTGCGGCCGATCGCCGACACCATCCACCCGCACAGCGCGCGGCACTTCTACGCCCGCGTCGCCGAAGCCCACGGCGTCCACATCCGCCAGCTCGCCGCCGACCTCGGCCACTCCTCCGTCGCGGTCACCGAGGCCTACCTCGCCGCCGCCGACACGCTGGAGAACTCCGCCGCCCCGGTACTGGCCGACCTCATCACCGCCGGCGAAGAACTCGCGCTGCAGCCCGCCTTCACCGATCGTCCAGACGACGCCGCGCTGCGCCAGCCCGAGCCGGGCAGTACGGAGGGCCTGCGATGA
- a CDS encoding nucleotidyl transferase AbiEii/AbiGii toxin family protein — MARQTGGKAGELLDLHFHRRLIARVFDGDDAGNWVLKGGQAMLVRWPAARYSTDVDLLSAEDTTDAAVEALKAAAARRLDDAIWFRHLSTSEQTHVDRPTRKVKFMAMFGNAPLNHRVSVDVVVSGHQPRGVITTEPLEPPFTTDCAPWPNARVFPFEDHVAEKICAMYELYRAGGNPSTRYKDLVDLVLFALKVTLPGAETHRILRDEVTRRQQRGVVLELPERFQLPDEQTWPSGYAKIAEQVAELPEHLRRMDHARLLADAFISPLLQPEPPSGSWRPDERAWR, encoded by the coding sequence ATGGCGAGGCAGACCGGCGGCAAGGCCGGTGAGCTGCTGGATCTGCACTTCCACCGCCGGCTGATCGCCCGCGTCTTCGACGGCGACGACGCCGGCAACTGGGTGCTCAAAGGCGGGCAGGCCATGCTCGTGCGCTGGCCGGCTGCCCGCTACTCCACCGACGTCGATCTGTTGAGCGCCGAGGACACCACCGACGCCGCCGTCGAGGCTCTCAAAGCCGCCGCGGCCCGCCGGCTGGACGACGCCATCTGGTTCCGCCACCTCAGCACCTCCGAGCAGACCCACGTCGACCGCCCCACCCGCAAGGTCAAGTTCATGGCCATGTTCGGCAACGCGCCGCTCAACCACCGGGTCAGCGTCGACGTCGTGGTGTCCGGGCACCAACCCCGCGGCGTGATCACCACCGAACCCCTCGAACCACCGTTCACCACCGACTGCGCGCCCTGGCCGAACGCGCGGGTCTTCCCGTTCGAAGACCACGTGGCCGAGAAGATCTGCGCGATGTACGAGCTCTACCGGGCGGGCGGCAATCCGTCCACGCGGTACAAAGACCTCGTCGACCTGGTCCTGTTCGCCCTCAAGGTGACCCTGCCCGGCGCCGAAACCCACCGCATCCTCCGTGACGAGGTGACACGCCGCCAGCAGCGTGGTGTGGTCCTCGAACTGCCCGAGCGCTTCCAGCTTCCGGACGAGCAGACCTGGCCCAGCGGCTACGCGAAGATCGCCGAACAGGTCGCCGAACTGCCTGAACACTTGCGGCGCATGGACCATGCCCGGCTCCTCGCCGACGCCTTCATCTCCCCGCTCCTGCAGCCCGAGCCGCCAAGCGGATCGTGGCGACCCGATGAACGCGCATGGCGATGA
- a CDS encoding type IV toxin-antitoxin system AbiEi family antitoxin domain-containing protein, translating to MRQALELVGGFTADQWGMVTSRQAAGVAVDRSTLHRLEAAGYLDRVRRGVYASTTAAVTAARDEQAAWLALNPAAAGWDRPLLDPDGGVLSHQSAARLHGLGELVNDRITFTTPRRRTSRDPDLWFKKAELAEDDVTQVDGLPVTTALRTICDLLDQHLDGSHIATIIREAVLANLVRLDVLAERIGPYALRYGVRRPGDGVALLEHLLAGIGTSAADLARRPAPARTTDTARLLADISRAVGNPLATGEVGAGIGKYFSELTPQVLAEILKDVAPVSELLRTHPELLTGSRFAKAAAPLNALADLDVGKVATPLNALAARDPGVDDRIAEHAREDSARGRTETSNQPARVPGLAEEPSGEHGEADRRQGR from the coding sequence ATGCGACAGGCGCTGGAGTTGGTGGGTGGGTTCACTGCCGACCAGTGGGGCATGGTCACCTCCCGCCAGGCCGCCGGGGTTGCGGTGGATCGTTCCACGCTGCATCGCCTGGAGGCGGCCGGCTACCTCGACCGGGTCCGCCGTGGCGTCTACGCCTCCACCACCGCGGCGGTCACCGCGGCCCGCGACGAGCAGGCCGCCTGGCTCGCCCTCAACCCCGCGGCCGCGGGGTGGGACCGGCCGCTGCTGGATCCCGACGGCGGCGTGCTCTCTCACCAGTCCGCAGCCCGGCTGCACGGCCTTGGCGAGCTGGTCAACGACCGGATCACCTTCACGACCCCGCGGCGGCGAACCAGCCGCGACCCGGACCTGTGGTTCAAGAAGGCCGAACTGGCCGAGGACGACGTGACCCAGGTCGACGGCCTCCCGGTCACCACCGCGCTGCGAACGATCTGCGATCTACTCGACCAGCACCTCGACGGCAGCCACATCGCCACGATCATCCGCGAGGCCGTCCTGGCCAACCTCGTCAGGCTCGACGTTCTCGCCGAGCGGATCGGTCCCTACGCCCTGCGCTACGGCGTCCGCCGTCCCGGTGACGGCGTAGCGCTGCTCGAGCACCTGCTCGCCGGAATCGGCACCAGCGCGGCCGACCTCGCCCGCCGACCCGCCCCGGCCCGTACAACCGACACCGCCCGGCTGCTCGCGGACATCAGCCGCGCGGTAGGAAACCCGCTGGCTACAGGAGAGGTCGGTGCTGGGATCGGGAAATACTTCAGCGAACTCACGCCCCAAGTGCTCGCCGAGATCCTCAAAGACGTCGCGCCGGTGTCCGAACTGCTGCGGACACACCCGGAACTCCTGACCGGGTCCAGGTTTGCTAAGGCCGCGGCGCCGCTCAACGCGCTGGCCGACCTCGACGTCGGCAAGGTCGCAACACCGCTCAACGCCCTGGCCGCCCGCGACCCCGGCGTGGATGACCGCATCGCGGAGCACGCCCGCGAAGATAGCGCTCGTGGAAGAACCGAAACGTCCAACCAGCCCGCGCGCGTACCTGGCCTCGCAGAAGAGCCGAGCGGAGAACATGGCGAGGCAGACCGGCGGCAAGGCCGGTGA
- a CDS encoding helix-turn-helix domain-containing protein: MTRIQLDIPPGPGTPARRSARTAIAMRLAAAAADAVSAAPASAVPSTALPVPDGSSAMPDGGKPRDLRPVALHQLLEELRRSAGISIGELAAAVDVTDADMLQILTGEALPGADFLNDLLGACRATTAERAMAHAMLQPAPRAGASVLSARREAGERADRVGMTGRHRSMALLSEDELRLRTPADLARVFQLVLDRAGLTAGQLAIKAKISRSQVYNLKKEGSTAVPRSPEQITAYLTACGVPPQQVAIVLRQWQRLDVLRRQGRTPELSHEPPGRPVRHEVIRQRVISGPPRLAVGEETPVTLPAREGPDPALRATPLQPLATAEPESTAKSVGEEVSGEQSRKPRARYGFIGGWLHNTDDEPHGSRIPGSALVAGLANVLVTEYGTSRLLRALVALVLIIVAAVVLLNLGTTSLVAHFGALSPR; this comes from the coding sequence ATGACCCGCATCCAGCTCGACATCCCGCCTGGCCCCGGCACCCCGGCCCGGCGCAGCGCCCGCACGGCCATCGCGATGCGTCTCGCCGCCGCAGCGGCGGACGCGGTTTCCGCGGCGCCGGCCTCCGCCGTACCCAGCACCGCCCTGCCGGTACCGGATGGCTCGTCGGCCATGCCGGATGGTGGCAAACCACGCGATCTGCGACCGGTGGCGCTGCATCAGCTACTCGAGGAACTCCGGCGCAGTGCCGGGATTTCGATTGGCGAGCTCGCCGCGGCAGTCGATGTGACCGACGCCGACATGTTGCAGATCTTGACCGGCGAAGCACTGCCCGGCGCCGACTTCCTGAATGATCTTCTCGGCGCCTGTCGCGCCACCACCGCAGAACGGGCCATGGCTCACGCGATGCTGCAGCCCGCCCCGCGGGCAGGAGCATCGGTCCTCAGTGCGCGCCGCGAAGCCGGCGAGCGAGCAGACCGGGTCGGCATGACGGGTCGGCACCGCAGCATGGCGCTGCTGTCGGAGGACGAGTTGCGGCTGCGGACACCGGCAGATCTGGCTCGGGTGTTCCAGCTCGTTCTGGATCGGGCGGGTCTCACCGCGGGCCAGCTCGCAATCAAGGCGAAGATCAGCCGGAGTCAGGTCTACAACCTGAAGAAGGAGGGATCCACCGCTGTTCCTCGGAGCCCCGAGCAGATCACCGCGTATCTCACCGCCTGCGGCGTGCCACCTCAGCAAGTCGCGATCGTGCTGCGGCAGTGGCAGCGGCTCGATGTGCTGCGCCGCCAGGGCAGGACGCCGGAGCTCTCGCATGAGCCGCCTGGGCGTCCCGTCCGACACGAGGTCATCCGGCAGCGGGTGATCTCCGGTCCGCCCCGGCTTGCCGTCGGCGAGGAGACGCCGGTGACACTACCGGCGAGGGAAGGGCCCGACCCAGCCCTGCGGGCTACGCCGCTGCAACCGCTGGCGACGGCGGAACCAGAATCCACGGCCAAGTCCGTGGGCGAGGAGGTGTCGGGGGAGCAGTCCCGAAAGCCGCGCGCCCGGTACGGCTTCATCGGCGGCTGGCTCCACAACACCGATGATGAGCCGCACGGTTCCAGGATTCCTGGTTCGGCTCTCGTCGCCGGCCTCGCCAACGTGCTCGTGACCGAGTACGGAACCAGCCGCCTGCTGCGCGCGCTGGTGGCACTGGTGCTGATCATCGTCGCGGCCGTCGTCCTGTTGAACCTCGGCACGACGTCCCTGGTCGCCCACTTCGGCGCGTTGTCCCCGCGGTAG